One Desulfurellaceae bacterium genomic region harbors:
- the ftsY gene encoding signal recognition particle-docking protein FtsY, translating to MALSWRKKTSPEQKQSVWRRGLSRLRQALRVPLDRILRGRPIDDALFDDLEEVLLGADVGVQETLLLIERLRERCRRERLADGEELKGYLKDEMLRLLPTAAPPPIGQARPWVILMVGVNGVGKTTTLAKLAARFGQEGQTVLLVAGDTFRAAAIEQLEVWADRLGVEVIKHQTGASPAAVAFDGIRAGIARKVDVVLIDTAGRLHTRTPLMEELRKVHRVIAKELQGAPHEVLLVLDAATGQNALSQARTFQAAFPLSGVILTKMDGSGKGGVVLSVTEQLGVPIRGIGLGEGAEDLHDFEATAFVEALFSAEDS from the coding sequence ATGGCTCTGTCGTGGCGAAAAAAAACTTCTCCAGAGCAGAAACAGTCGGTGTGGCGACGCGGTTTGTCCCGTCTGCGCCAGGCTCTGCGTGTACCCCTGGATCGAATCCTGCGCGGTCGGCCGATTGACGACGCGCTTTTTGACGACTTGGAAGAGGTCTTGCTTGGCGCGGATGTCGGGGTGCAGGAGACTCTGCTCCTGATTGAGCGGCTGCGAGAACGCTGCCGGCGCGAGCGTCTGGCCGACGGGGAGGAGTTGAAGGGCTACCTGAAAGACGAGATGCTCCGGCTTCTGCCGACCGCCGCCCCTCCGCCGATTGGCCAAGCCCGGCCCTGGGTGATCCTGATGGTCGGTGTCAATGGGGTGGGCAAGACGACCACCCTGGCCAAGCTGGCGGCCCGCTTTGGGCAGGAGGGCCAGACGGTTTTACTGGTGGCCGGGGATACTTTCCGGGCTGCAGCCATTGAGCAGCTCGAAGTCTGGGCCGACCGGCTGGGCGTGGAGGTGATTAAACATCAGACCGGAGCCTCCCCCGCAGCGGTGGCCTTTGACGGGATTCGAGCCGGTATCGCCCGTAAGGTTGATGTGGTGCTGATTGACACCGCCGGACGGCTGCATACCCGAACGCCGCTCATGGAAGAACTCAGAAAGGTACACCGGGTGATCGCCAAGGAACTCCAGGGGGCGCCTCACGAGGTGCTGTTGGTCCTTGACGCGGCCACCGGCCAGAACGCACTGAGCCAGGCGCGGACCTTTCAGGCCGCATTTCCGCTCAGCGGTGTCATTCTGACCAAGATGGACGGCTCGGGAAAAGGCGGAGTGGTGCTATCCGTTACCGAGCAACTCGGCGTCCCGATTCGGGGCATTGGCCTGGGCGAGGGCGCCGAAGACCTGCACGACTTTGAGGCGACCGCATTTGTCGAGGCGCTTTTTTCTGCTGAGGACTCCTGA
- a CDS encoding cell division protein ZapA has product MKALVEVEIFGQTFTVAGEEQADYVKQLADSVDQRMRQIAANTKTVVPLRVAIMAALSIADEWHKASQREQELQEETERLSTVLLKRIEQSEQNEDVSNGRVVS; this is encoded by the coding sequence ATGAAAGCCTTGGTTGAGGTCGAGATTTTTGGCCAGACCTTCACGGTGGCCGGTGAAGAGCAAGCCGACTATGTGAAGCAGCTGGCCGATTCTGTTGACCAGCGTATGCGCCAGATCGCGGCCAATACCAAAACTGTCGTTCCCCTGCGGGTTGCCATTATGGCGGCTCTGAGCATTGCAGATGAGTGGCACAAAGCCAGTCAACGAGAACAAGAACTCCAAGAAGAAACGGAACGCCTGTCTACGGTTTTGCTTAAACGGATCGAGCAGAGTGAACAGAACGAAGACGTGAGCAATGGCCGTGTTGTCTCGTAA
- the rny gene encoding ribonuclease Y — protein MRSVLYWFIGVVCGGAGAWALGLLRQRWQHEKIVKAEETAKLIVEEAHKESSVIKKEAEVQAKDVLLQSKTEFEKEQRERRKEIQQSERRLQSREETIEKRAVTLDNRETELSHREQGFKTKEEVIDKKAQEYQGLIEETRQQLEQIAGMNREEAKNVLLEKMMSDARTEAARQIMTVEEEAREEAERRARKIISVAVERLAGEFVSERTTAVIPLPSDDMKGRIIGREGRNIRAIEAATGVDLIVDDTPEAVLISSHSPIRREIARVGLGRLISDGRIHPGRIEEVVKKAEEEVEEAVREAGQRAVLELGIHGVHPEIIKLIGMLKYRYSYGQNVLMHSIETAYVCGIMAAELGLNEKQARRAALLHDIGKAVSHEIEGSHAIIGGDVARKYGESAKIVNAIAAHHEEVKAETVLAPLVDAADALSGARPGARREVLESYVRRLEDLERIGRSFIGVEKSFAVQAGREVRVIVSPGSVTDGEAAVLAREVAHRIEDEMTYPGQIKITVIREMRATEFAR, from the coding sequence ATGAGGTCAGTACTCTATTGGTTCATCGGAGTGGTGTGTGGCGGTGCGGGGGCGTGGGCGCTCGGGCTGCTGCGCCAACGCTGGCAGCACGAGAAGATCGTCAAGGCCGAGGAAACGGCGAAGCTTATTGTGGAGGAGGCCCATAAAGAATCGTCCGTCATCAAGAAGGAAGCCGAGGTCCAGGCCAAGGACGTGCTCTTGCAGTCAAAAACGGAGTTTGAGAAGGAACAGCGCGAACGAAGAAAGGAAATTCAGCAGAGCGAGCGGCGTTTACAGAGCCGTGAGGAAACTATCGAGAAGCGAGCGGTGACCCTGGACAACCGGGAAACCGAGCTGTCGCATCGGGAGCAGGGGTTCAAGACCAAAGAAGAGGTGATCGACAAGAAGGCCCAGGAGTACCAGGGCTTGATCGAAGAGACCCGCCAGCAGCTTGAGCAGATTGCGGGCATGAACCGCGAGGAGGCCAAAAACGTGCTGCTGGAAAAAATGATGAGCGACGCCCGTACTGAGGCGGCGCGCCAGATCATGACGGTCGAAGAAGAGGCCCGTGAGGAGGCCGAGCGGCGAGCCAGGAAGATCATCAGCGTTGCGGTTGAGCGGCTGGCCGGTGAGTTTGTGTCGGAACGCACGACTGCGGTGATTCCCCTGCCCAGCGACGATATGAAGGGCCGGATCATTGGCCGCGAGGGGCGCAACATCCGCGCCATTGAAGCGGCCACCGGTGTGGACCTGATCGTTGACGATACGCCGGAAGCGGTGCTGATTTCGAGCCATAGCCCCATCCGCCGGGAAATTGCCCGGGTCGGGCTCGGACGGCTGATCTCAGACGGTCGGATACACCCAGGCCGGATTGAAGAAGTGGTCAAAAAGGCCGAAGAAGAGGTCGAGGAGGCGGTCCGCGAGGCTGGTCAACGGGCCGTCCTGGAGCTGGGTATCCACGGTGTGCACCCGGAGATTATCAAGCTCATCGGTATGCTGAAATATCGCTACTCCTACGGCCAGAATGTACTGATGCACTCGATTGAAACCGCCTATGTGTGCGGGATCATGGCCGCTGAGCTGGGCCTGAATGAAAAACAGGCCCGGCGAGCCGCGCTGTTGCACGACATTGGCAAAGCGGTATCGCACGAAATTGAGGGCTCACACGCCATCATTGGCGGCGATGTGGCTCGCAAATACGGGGAGTCGGCAAAGATCGTCAACGCCATTGCCGCTCACCACGAAGAGGTCAAGGCCGAGACCGTGCTGGCTCCACTGGTCGATGCGGCGGATGCGCTGTCCGGAGCCCGACCCGGAGCGCGACGGGAAGTGCTCGAAAGCTATGTCCGTCGTCTGGAGGATCTGGAGCGGATCGGGCGGTCTTTCATCGGAGTCGAAAAGTCGTTCGCGGTGCAGGCCGGACGCGAGGTCCGGGTCATTGTCAGTCCCGGTTCGGTGACCGACGGCGAGGCTGCGGTCCTGGCCCGCGAGGTGGCCCACAGGATCGAAGACGAGATGACCTATCCGGGCCAGATCAAGATCACCGTGATTCGGGAGATGCGGGCCACCGAGTTTGCCCGCTGA
- a CDS encoding tyrosine--tRNA ligase: MALSVTDQLREIQRGTVDIIPLEELKRKLETGRRLRIKLGVDPTSPDLHLGHTVVVNKLRQFQELGHVVIFLIGDFTGMIGDPTGRSETRKALTREQVLDNAETYTKQVFKILDRDKTELRFNSEWMDGFSPPDFIRLCGQYTVARLLERDDFSKRYKDGVPIHVHELLYPLVQGYDSVALQADVEVGGTDQRFNLLVGRELQRGHGQEPQVILTLPLLEGTDGVQKMSKSLGNAIGITDPPTEMYGKIMSISDAMMGRYYELLSTVDSDRLEAIQRAEVHPMEAKKQLAAELISRFHDSPAAERAAADFAQRFQRRELPSELQEIAWADPAPEVWICHLLRETGLTKSASEARRMIQQGAVRINGQRLDNPDLKIPTRGATVVQVGRRRIAKVVFGASA, encoded by the coding sequence ATGGCGCTGTCGGTTACGGACCAGTTGCGGGAAATTCAGCGCGGCACGGTTGATATCATTCCGCTTGAGGAACTGAAACGGAAGCTGGAGACGGGTCGTCGGCTGCGGATCAAGCTCGGGGTTGATCCGACTTCCCCGGACCTGCACCTCGGACACACCGTGGTGGTCAATAAGCTGCGCCAGTTTCAGGAGCTGGGGCATGTGGTGATTTTTCTGATCGGCGATTTCACCGGCATGATCGGCGATCCGACCGGCCGCTCAGAGACCCGCAAGGCGCTCACCCGCGAGCAAGTCCTGGACAACGCTGAAACCTATACCAAGCAGGTTTTCAAGATCCTGGATCGAGACAAAACCGAGCTGCGTTTCAACTCCGAATGGATGGACGGTTTCAGCCCACCCGACTTTATCCGTCTGTGCGGCCAGTACACGGTCGCCCGTCTTTTGGAACGGGACGATTTCTCGAAACGCTACAAGGATGGCGTTCCCATCCACGTCCATGAACTCCTGTATCCGCTTGTTCAGGGCTACGACTCGGTTGCGCTCCAGGCCGATGTCGAGGTCGGGGGGACGGATCAGCGCTTCAACCTGCTGGTCGGGCGTGAACTCCAGCGCGGTCACGGCCAGGAGCCGCAGGTGATTCTGACCCTGCCCCTGCTCGAAGGCACCGATGGGGTGCAGAAGATGAGCAAATCGCTCGGCAACGCCATTGGCATCACCGATCCTCCCACCGAGATGTACGGTAAAATCATGTCGATCTCGGACGCTATGATGGGCAGATACTACGAGTTGTTGAGCACGGTCGATAGCGACCGGCTTGAGGCCATTCAGCGCGCTGAGGTCCATCCGATGGAGGCCAAAAAGCAGCTGGCTGCCGAGCTGATCAGCCGCTTTCATGACAGCCCCGCTGCGGAACGGGCGGCGGCCGACTTCGCCCAACGCTTCCAGCGCCGCGAGCTGCCCAGCGAGCTGCAAGAGATCGCCTGGGCCGACCCCGCGCCCGAGGTCTGGATCTGTCATCTGCTGCGCGAGACCGGTCTGACAAAATCGGCCAGCGAGGCGCGGCGGATGATTCAACAGGGAGCGGTGCGCATCAACGGCCAGCGGCTGGACAACCCGGATCTGAAAATCCCGACCCGGGGCGCGACGGTGGTCCAGGTCGGACGCCGGCGGATTGCCAAGGTGGTCTTTGGCGCTTCGGCCTAG
- the era gene encoding GTPase Era: MSDTAAPGQYRCGFIALIGRPNVGKSTLLNTLIGEKLAIVTPKPQTTRTRLLGVKTLSQAQLIFVDTPGIHTHAGSLLNRNMVELALGALQETDMVLFLADAQRGIVDGDEKIAARLSGLSTPVIGVVNKIDLLPRPALLPVLDRLAGLLPGREVVPVSALRDTNTAELLSTLIQLLPVGPALYPSDELTDQSERTLAQEMIREQLFFNTQQEIPYATAAIVEEFTERPDKSLLVIRAAIHVERASQKPIVIGRGGARLKKIGQAARRRLEAFFGCKVFLELFVKVSKGWTNRPGLLHELGLSVAPTRRA; this comes from the coding sequence GTGAGTGACACCGCTGCCCCTGGCCAGTACCGGTGCGGTTTTATTGCCCTGATCGGCCGTCCCAATGTCGGCAAGTCGACGCTGCTGAATACCCTGATTGGGGAAAAGCTGGCCATTGTCACGCCCAAACCGCAGACGACCCGGACCCGGCTGCTGGGGGTCAAGACGCTCTCCCAGGCCCAGCTGATCTTTGTTGACACGCCGGGCATCCACACGCACGCCGGCTCCCTCCTCAACCGCAACATGGTCGAGTTGGCCTTGGGCGCGCTGCAAGAGACCGACATGGTGCTGTTCCTGGCCGATGCCCAGCGCGGGATTGTGGACGGCGACGAAAAGATCGCCGCCCGTCTCAGCGGCCTGTCTACGCCGGTCATCGGGGTGGTCAACAAGATCGATCTGCTCCCGCGTCCGGCCCTGCTGCCGGTGCTGGACCGCCTGGCCGGCCTGTTGCCCGGCCGAGAAGTCGTTCCGGTCAGCGCCTTGCGCGACACCAATACCGCCGAACTGCTGTCCACCCTGATCCAGCTCTTACCGGTCGGGCCGGCCCTGTATCCGAGCGATGAACTGACCGATCAGAGCGAACGGACGCTGGCCCAGGAGATGATCCGCGAGCAGCTCTTTTTCAACACCCAGCAGGAAATCCCGTATGCGACAGCGGCGATTGTCGAAGAGTTCACCGAGCGACCCGACAAGTCGTTGCTCGTTATTCGGGCCGCGATCCACGTCGAACGCGCCTCGCAGAAGCCGATTGTGATCGGCCGGGGCGGCGCCCGGCTCAAGAAAATCGGTCAGGCCGCCCGACGCCGATTGGAAGCCTTTTTCGGCTGCAAGGTCTTTCTGGAGCTGTTTGTCAAAGTCTCCAAGGGCTGGACCAACCGGCCGGGCTTGCTGCACGAGCTGGGCCTGTCCGTGGCGCCCACCCGCCGCGCTTAG
- a CDS encoding short-chain fatty acid transporter, whose product MGMLARAGLALTRWTERWIPDSWVIAVMLSLCVAGLAMTVGGASPAAALQAWGQGLWALLSLAMQFTLMMVLAYACAVSPPLKRAFVWMAAQPDPARPRQAIVLMACFSTLTAWLNWAFSLVVTAAFLPFVVRANPRVDFRLLVTCAYLGVGTVWHTGLSGSAPLILATPDNFLIQAGVLTETVPITQTLFAPFNLGYALLAGLAGILIVAALVPPATEAVSVSEAQARRLDSGHVAQTRPSSLIPAQRLEWWPGWSLIASAAMLLYLASQIASLGFGRAWTIDNYNLLFMALGLLLHWYPKSFLAACEDGIKNTWGIVIQYPLYAGIFGLMAYTDLGQALTGLFVSASSPRAFPLIVYVYSAVLNYFIPSGGSKWIVEASYLLPAGHALGLSIPTVTLSYAYGDMTTNLIQPFWAIPILTVTGLRFGDIMGYCFLIAGLMLVFNVLALLLIPLQL is encoded by the coding sequence ATGGGAATGCTGGCACGGGCCGGATTGGCCTTGACCCGCTGGACGGAGCGCTGGATTCCCGACTCATGGGTGATTGCGGTCATGCTGAGCCTGTGCGTCGCCGGCCTGGCGATGACGGTTGGGGGCGCCTCTCCGGCGGCCGCCCTGCAGGCCTGGGGCCAGGGTTTGTGGGCCTTGCTCAGCCTGGCCATGCAGTTCACCCTGATGATGGTCTTGGCGTATGCCTGTGCGGTCTCTCCGCCGCTGAAACGCGCCTTCGTGTGGATGGCCGCCCAGCCCGATCCGGCTCGACCCCGTCAGGCGATTGTCCTGATGGCGTGTTTTTCCACCCTCACCGCCTGGCTCAACTGGGCCTTCAGCCTGGTGGTGACCGCCGCCTTTCTGCCCTTTGTGGTCAGAGCCAACCCCCGCGTCGATTTCCGTTTGCTGGTCACCTGTGCCTACCTGGGGGTCGGCACGGTGTGGCATACCGGCCTGTCCGGCTCGGCCCCGCTCATTCTTGCCACACCGGATAATTTTCTGATCCAGGCCGGTGTGCTGACCGAGACCGTGCCCATCACCCAGACCCTGTTTGCGCCGTTCAATCTCGGCTACGCGCTGCTGGCCGGACTGGCCGGCATCCTGATTGTCGCCGCCCTGGTGCCCCCGGCGACCGAGGCGGTCAGCGTCTCTGAGGCCCAGGCCCGGCGGCTGGACTCGGGCCATGTGGCCCAGACCCGCCCGTCCAGCCTGATTCCAGCCCAACGTCTGGAGTGGTGGCCGGGCTGGTCGCTGATCGCCAGCGCAGCCATGCTGCTGTATCTGGCCTCGCAGATCGCTAGCCTGGGGTTTGGCCGAGCCTGGACGATTGATAATTACAACCTGTTGTTCATGGCCCTGGGCCTGTTGCTGCACTGGTATCCCAAGTCGTTTTTGGCCGCGTGTGAGGACGGGATCAAAAATACCTGGGGGATTGTGATCCAGTATCCTCTGTACGCCGGCATCTTCGGTCTGATGGCGTATACCGACCTGGGCCAGGCGCTGACCGGCTTGTTTGTCAGCGCCAGCTCACCGCGCGCCTTTCCGCTGATCGTGTATGTCTACTCGGCGGTGCTGAACTACTTTATTCCGTCCGGCGGCTCAAAGTGGATTGTCGAGGCGTCCTACCTCCTGCCAGCCGGGCACGCCCTGGGGCTGTCGATTCCAACAGTGACGCTGAGCTATGCCTACGGCGATATGACGACCAACCTCATCCAGCCGTTCTGGGCGATTCCCATCCTGACCGTCACCGGCCTACGCTTTGGCGACATCATGGGCTACTGCTTTCTCATTGCCGGCCTGATGCTGGTGTTCAACGTCCTGGCCCTGCTGCTGATTCCGCTCCAGCTGTAG
- a CDS encoding enoyl-CoA hydratase/isomerase family protein, translating into MDMEIIKTEVSDFVATVTIDRPPVNAMNRQMFDEIQAAFDALNNRAEVRAAVFTGAGKCFCAGADMKARSSSLEGQQKPRPGAMWAHSRAAREAFHAILECSVPVIGAINGPALGGGLALLASCDMLIASDKALVGLPEIDVGLLGGGRHTQRLFGVYKARKMMYTGERIGAQELYRRGIVEAVVPPEQLLPAAQTLAQEIAAKSPLAIRLAKHAMNSIEFMDLRDGYRFEQNMTHELSGSQDAKEAARAFVEKRKPVFQGR; encoded by the coding sequence ATGGATATGGAAATCATCAAGACCGAAGTCAGCGATTTTGTCGCTACCGTCACCATTGACCGCCCGCCGGTCAACGCCATGAACCGCCAGATGTTCGACGAAATTCAGGCCGCGTTCGACGCCTTGAACAATCGCGCCGAGGTGCGGGCTGCGGTGTTCACCGGCGCCGGCAAGTGCTTTTGTGCCGGCGCCGACATGAAAGCCCGCTCATCCTCACTCGAGGGTCAGCAGAAACCCCGGCCCGGGGCGATGTGGGCACACTCACGGGCGGCCCGGGAGGCATTTCACGCCATCCTGGAGTGCTCGGTGCCGGTGATCGGGGCGATCAACGGCCCGGCGCTGGGCGGTGGATTAGCCCTGCTGGCCTCGTGCGACATGCTCATCGCCTCAGACAAAGCCCTGGTCGGCCTGCCCGAGATCGATGTCGGCCTGCTCGGCGGCGGACGCCACACCCAGCGCCTGTTCGGGGTGTATAAGGCGCGCAAGATGATGTACACCGGCGAGCGGATCGGCGCTCAGGAACTGTACCGGCGGGGCATTGTGGAGGCCGTGGTGCCCCCCGAGCAGCTCCTGCCCGCAGCCCAGACCCTGGCGCAGGAGATCGCCGCCAAAAGCCCATTGGCGATCCGCCTGGCCAAACACGCCATGAACAGCATCGAATTCATGGACCTGCGCGACGGCTATCGGTTTGAGCAGAACATGACCCACGAGCTGTCCGGCAGCCAGGACGCCAAAGAAGCCGCCCGGGCCTTTGTCGAGAAACGCAAGCCGGTGTTTCAGGGACGTTAG
- a CDS encoding acyl-CoA dehydrogenase family protein, protein MEAFQGFSLPPELSLLRDQVRRFIREEIIPLEQQLDPDAPDLPEADYQRLMAKNKAAGLWCLAAPEQFGGGGVNTFGMSVVLEEMAQHRMGLYNPGCGTFGRYPPAPIYAGTPEQIQRYAIPTLRDGLKTFFAITEPSGGSDPAGAIQCRAVRDGDSWVINGTKIFISNAHLAEWGVVFVRTDPDKGRKGISCFIIDKDTPGFTPRPFKTIRTVSVPNEVSFEDCRVPADKMIGEEGQGLFLCFDLLTKARFPYSAANLGVAIAAHRMAVAHAKQRETFGQALSQRQAVQWMLADAEVELRATRWLIWEGAWKADRGEDARLEASIAKLYSSEVLGRVIDSAVQIHGGYGVTKEFPLERWYREARVRRIGEGPSEVHRMVIARSLFR, encoded by the coding sequence ATGGAAGCATTCCAGGGCTTCAGCCTCCCCCCCGAGTTGAGCCTGCTCCGGGATCAGGTTCGGCGCTTTATCCGCGAAGAAATCATTCCGCTCGAACAGCAGCTCGACCCGGACGCCCCGGATCTGCCCGAGGCCGACTATCAGCGCCTGATGGCCAAGAACAAGGCGGCCGGCCTGTGGTGCCTGGCCGCGCCCGAGCAGTTCGGGGGCGGGGGGGTCAATACTTTTGGCATGTCGGTGGTGCTGGAAGAAATGGCCCAACACCGCATGGGGCTGTACAACCCGGGCTGCGGAACCTTTGGCCGCTATCCACCGGCGCCGATCTACGCCGGCACCCCGGAGCAGATCCAGCGCTACGCCATCCCGACCCTGCGGGACGGCCTCAAGACCTTTTTCGCCATCACCGAACCCAGCGGCGGCTCGGACCCGGCCGGGGCCATTCAGTGTCGGGCCGTCAGAGACGGCGACTCGTGGGTCATTAACGGCACCAAGATTTTTATCTCCAACGCCCATCTGGCCGAGTGGGGGGTGGTCTTCGTGCGGACCGACCCAGACAAAGGCCGCAAGGGCATCAGCTGTTTTATTATCGACAAAGACACGCCGGGCTTCACCCCGCGCCCGTTCAAGACCATCCGCACGGTTTCGGTCCCCAACGAGGTTTCGTTTGAGGACTGTCGGGTGCCGGCCGACAAGATGATCGGGGAAGAAGGCCAGGGCCTGTTTCTGTGTTTCGATCTGCTGACCAAGGCCCGCTTTCCGTATTCGGCCGCCAACCTTGGCGTGGCGATCGCCGCCCATCGGATGGCCGTAGCACATGCCAAACAACGCGAAACCTTCGGGCAAGCGCTGAGTCAGCGCCAAGCCGTCCAGTGGATGCTGGCCGATGCCGAGGTCGAGCTGCGCGCCACCCGCTGGCTGATCTGGGAGGGCGCCTGGAAAGCCGACCGCGGAGAAGACGCCCGTCTTGAGGCCTCGATTGCCAAGCTGTACTCGAGCGAGGTCCTGGGCCGGGTGATCGACAGTGCGGTCCAGATCCACGGCGGCTACGGGGTGACCAAGGAGTTTCCCCTGGAGCGGTGGTATCGGGAAGCCCGGGTACGACGGATTGGCGAGGGTCCCTCGGAAGTCCACCGGATGGTCATTGCGCGGTCCTTATTCAGATAA
- a CDS encoding OB-fold domain-containing protein has protein sequence MAQDTNAYPRPLPKLRNSMAIEFYDYCKQHQLRFQRCTDCRAWRHLPRDMCAKCGSFNWEWAQSSGRGKVFSWTTAVQPMLSQFADMVPYSPVVIEMEEGVRLVSWLTDVEPDDLRLDLPVEVVFDEVTPEVTMPKFKRAD, from the coding sequence ATGGCACAAGACACGAACGCCTACCCACGCCCGCTGCCCAAACTGCGCAACAGCATGGCGATCGAGTTCTACGACTACTGTAAGCAACACCAGCTGCGCTTTCAGCGCTGCACCGACTGTCGCGCCTGGCGTCACCTGCCGCGCGACATGTGTGCCAAGTGCGGGTCTTTCAACTGGGAGTGGGCCCAGTCCAGCGGCAGGGGCAAGGTCTTCTCGTGGACTACCGCAGTCCAGCCGATGCTGTCCCAGTTCGCCGATATGGTGCCCTACAGTCCGGTGGTGATTGAGATGGAAGAAGGCGTGCGGCTGGTCAGCTGGCTGACCGATGTCGAGCCCGACGATCTCAGGCTGGATTTACCGGTCGAGGTCGTTTTCGACGAGGTCACCCCAGAGGTGACCATGCCCAAGTTCAAGCGCGCAGACTAG
- the metF gene encoding methylenetetrahydrofolate reductase [NAD(P)H]: protein MKIRRLFETQDQTFSFEFFPPKNPADVEQLFVRAGELKPLGPSFVSVTYGAGGSTRKNTIDLVGRFQDELGLVGMAHLTCVGHTQAELRAILQEFQARGIENVMCLRGDPPRGQASFEPVPGGFSHANELVSLTRANGDFCIGVAGYPEPHPESESRDLDLLRLQYKVDCGADFVITQLFYDNREYFDFVDRAGRLGIPCRIIPGIMPIVNYRQIVRITRLCGATIPTELSSRLEPVADDPEASLEIGIEWARRQCEELLENGAPGIHFYTLNRSDATRRIFEQLRHSPVKTLLPFA from the coding sequence ATGAAAATTCGCCGCCTCTTTGAGACCCAAGATCAAACGTTTTCCTTTGAGTTTTTTCCGCCCAAAAACCCGGCCGATGTTGAGCAGTTGTTTGTCCGTGCCGGTGAGCTGAAACCGCTCGGACCGAGCTTTGTTTCGGTGACGTACGGAGCGGGCGGTTCGACCCGCAAAAATACGATTGATCTGGTGGGCCGCTTTCAGGATGAACTCGGACTTGTCGGCATGGCTCACCTGACCTGCGTGGGGCATACGCAGGCCGAGCTGCGGGCCATTCTCCAGGAATTTCAGGCCCGGGGGATAGAGAACGTGATGTGTCTGCGGGGCGACCCGCCCCGTGGGCAAGCCAGCTTCGAGCCGGTGCCCGGCGGCTTCTCCCACGCTAATGAACTGGTCTCGCTCACCCGTGCCAACGGGGACTTCTGTATCGGTGTTGCCGGCTACCCGGAGCCCCACCCTGAGAGCGAAAGCCGGGATCTCGATCTGTTGCGTCTCCAGTACAAGGTGGACTGTGGCGCAGATTTCGTTATCACCCAGCTCTTTTACGACAACCGGGAGTATTTCGACTTTGTGGACCGCGCCGGTCGGCTCGGCATTCCGTGCCGAATTATCCCGGGCATCATGCCGATTGTGAACTATCGCCAGATTGTCCGCATCACGCGCCTGTGTGGAGCAACGATTCCGACCGAACTGAGTAGCCGCCTAGAACCGGTTGCCGACGATCCTGAAGCGTCCCTCGAAATCGGGATTGAGTGGGCGCGGCGGCAGTGTGAAGAACTGCTCGAAAACGGCGCCCCCGGTATCCACTTCTATACGCTGAACCGCTCTGATGCGACCAGGCGCATCTTTGAGCAGCTGCGCCACAGCCCGGTCAAAACCCTGCTGCCGTTTGCGTAG
- a CDS encoding cupin domain-containing protein has product MAHNAPPAVSPNEANAFLDGLSRFNVGPLWKVLGQILTPEPRTQAVPHLWRWQELRPQLLRSGEVVTAAEAERRVLMLLNPGLEGRVATTTTLYGGLQLILPGEIARTHRHTPNALRFIMEGEGAYTVVDGDKMTMAPGDFVLTPNWTWHDHGSQGDQPVVWLDGLDIPLASLLENIFTQPFSQEAQPVTKPLNTSVAVYGKGGLLPSWQRSADHGRSGLLKYAWTDAHEMLMSLGKDEESPFDGSLLEYVNPVSGGPSLPTMASFLQRLRPGQKTQAHRHSASVVYLAVQGHGRTVIDGRVYDWAPGDVFALPLWAAHCHENVSASQDAILFSFTDAPVMRALDWYREQEL; this is encoded by the coding sequence ATGGCACACAACGCCCCCCCAGCGGTCAGCCCGAACGAAGCCAACGCCTTTCTTGACGGCCTGTCACGGTTCAATGTCGGCCCGTTATGGAAGGTACTGGGCCAGATCCTGACTCCTGAGCCGCGCACCCAGGCCGTTCCCCACCTGTGGCGGTGGCAAGAGCTGCGCCCCCAGCTCTTGCGCTCAGGCGAGGTGGTGACGGCCGCCGAGGCCGAGCGGCGGGTGTTGATGCTCCTCAACCCGGGTTTGGAGGGCCGCGTGGCCACGACCACGACCCTATACGGCGGCTTGCAGCTCATCCTGCCCGGAGAAATCGCCCGCACCCACCGTCATACGCCCAACGCCCTGCGTTTCATTATGGAAGGCGAGGGCGCCTATACGGTCGTTGACGGCGATAAAATGACCATGGCCCCGGGTGACTTTGTCCTCACCCCCAACTGGACCTGGCACGATCACGGCAGCCAGGGTGACCAGCCCGTGGTGTGGCTGGACGGCTTGGACATCCCGCTGGCCTCTCTGCTGGAAAATATCTTCACCCAGCCGTTCTCCCAGGAAGCCCAGCCTGTCACCAAACCGCTCAACACTTCTGTGGCCGTGTACGGTAAGGGCGGGCTGCTGCCGAGTTGGCAGCGGTCGGCCGATCATGGCCGATCCGGGCTGTTGAAATACGCCTGGACCGACGCCCATGAGATGCTGATGAGTCTGGGCAAGGATGAAGAAAGTCCGTTTGACGGCAGCCTGCTCGAATATGTGAATCCAGTCAGTGGCGGGCCGTCGCTGCCGACCATGGCCAGCTTTTTACAACGCCTCAGGCCCGGCCAAAAAACCCAGGCGCATCGCCACAGTGCCAGCGTGGTATATCTGGCCGTGCAGGGCCACGGCCGAACAGTCATCGACGGCCGTGTCTATGACTGGGCTCCGGGCGACGTGTTTGCCCTGCCTCTGTGGGCGGCCCATTGTCATGAAAACGTGTCGGCCAGCCAGGATGCCATCCTGTTTTCGTTTACCGATGCGCCGGTGATGCGGGCGCTGGACTGGTATCGGGAGCAGGAGCTGTAG